DNA sequence from the Manihot esculenta cultivar AM560-2 chromosome 11, M.esculenta_v8, whole genome shotgun sequence genome:
GTAAAAATAAGAAATGGAGGGTTATTGAaaacttttcagaattattttatattgttcACTATTTCAGAAAAACCAATTTTATGTTTTCCGTAAATTCGGAATGGTATCTAcagaaaaatctaaaaaattccTCGATTGTGATTTTTTCAAATGCACAAAATTGGAAAGGGATACAGGAAAAAGAAGGAAGACAAACCTGCCAGTGTCACCAGATCCCAAGGGTTTTATTGGCCTAAAATGTTTCAGTCCTACTTGTTCTCCATTGTCTAGGATCTGCAAGGTTATATGTATAAACCCATCAGATGAAACAAGCAAAATATCCATTGGAGAACAAACTTTTCAGCATAAGAAGCATCTGAAAGATTAATACCTTTTGAATTGCTTTCCAAGAGGGGGTATCCCTCCTATGAGgctttggaaaaacaacctttGAATGATTTGCCCACAAATCTTCTGGTTTCTGTAGATAGAAATACAGTTGTTAGAACGATATCACAAAAAGCCTTCTCAAACTATTTAACTGTATTCAGACATCACTTACTAAATTGGCATCTGGAAGTTCTCTCACTGCATCATCAACATTTTCTGCAGTTTGTTTCACCTGATAGTGGACATCAACTTAACACTTCAGCAAAACTACTTAGAATGTTATATCTAAACCATAATTGAGGAGTTCAGTTTCAAAAAAAGCTAACCAGTATTTCACTCTCTTGTGCTGTGTCCTCTGCAATACGGTTGGTACGAGGCTCAACGTGCTCGCTGCCATCTAGTTGTACTCCAATAAAATACTGTACTTCTCCCTGTTCACAAAATGCTAAAATCAATAAGAAAATTTTCCTTTTCATGGAAAAATATAAGCATCTGCCTACGACAGAGTCACATAACCAAACTGAGATATTTGAATAGGCATTGTACCTTTTGATCACGCATAGGCTGCAGGTGGAACAGGTTCCAGAATTTCTTGCCTGGATTAAGTGCAAAAGGAGATGATAACTGAATAAGTTTCCATTTTCCAGAAataccattaatttttttttaatgttattctCCCATGAATTAGGCTCAGAATGAACACAGTTACAAACTGTTAGGAGCAACTGAGATGTATATCTAATGGTCTATTAAAATTTGACTAGGATGTCTATGAAATTCCATAGAAAATTCAGAATAAGCAATAGACAAGCATACCACTCTTGGTATAGTTAATAAGCTGCACAGTAACATCTGTCTGGTTATCAATTGCTTCTCTTATTTTCCTCACAGTAGCTGGATCAGTTTCAGGCCCTTGCAAAAATCTACATCCAATCatcaaaaatatttcaaattgcaTCCCCAAATCTTAATGATATTTAAAGAGTGTTAAACATTTGCAGGGATATTGATGCCAGATTTTCTGAACCTTTTTTTTTCAACTAGAGAGCATAAATAAAGCCATCATAGTTGCATGAACTCTGCAGATTACCTGCAATTTCTTCCCAAGATTTCTTCGCGACTGTACTCTGTCAGCTCCAAGAAGCTATCAGAGGCAAATatctgaatatttaaataataagaaaCGTCATATATTGTCATTCCTCCAAtgtataaatttcaaataagaTTAGATGACTGTTTAGAGTTCTTACAATGGGATTATCAGGCAGCCTCGGATCAGTAATGACGAAGTTTTTCTCTATACGTTCAAGTGTTGTAGCTAGATCAATACCCTTTCTCATTTCCTTCTTCCTTACTTTGTCATCAACACTATCAGGCCTTGTATCATCATCACtcatctcctcctcctcctcctcatcatcatcatcgaaAAGAACTGCATCATCAAAGCTCTCATCTTTGGATTGTGTGCTCTTCCTCATGAGCCTAAACAGCAAAGACATTTTAATACATGCCCTATACAAACATTTTAAGTACAATGATTGAATATAAAATGCATGCAAGCTTGTATATACATGGAAGATAGTTAAAAGAAGAAGCTATACCCCATGAAAGAGAGGCGGATagattttctttgtttcttctcTGGCAACTCAGTGATACGCTGCATAGAGCTTCGAGTTCCCCCAAGTGAAGTCCGTCTAATTGAAGGAGGTACATTCTCTGAGTTTCGCCTTGCCAATGCTccttttctttcctcttctccAGCACCTTCAGATTTTCTCATCAAGGGACGGTTAGTAGATTCACTAAGTGAACGAGGTCTCTTCATTGCTTGAACAAGTTCAGTTACAGAACTTGTAGCCATGTCCTTTTGACGTGCTGCACAAGCAACAGACAACGTGGTGTATGATCAACAACCAAGAAACATTAACAAATGTTAACATAATCATCATGTTCTGAAACTGTTTACTTCTTCTCCCCCATCAAACAGATTCCCAAAATCAACTACTGTGGGAGAGTACCATTCATGTTTGGTTGATTGGTTCAGATAATTCAGTCTAGCTTAAAATCAATATAGATGCCACTACAAGAAATTAATCCATTTGTGGGGATAAAACCGCTGTAAAATTCATCACTAATGACAATTTAAATTCGCTACGAGATTGCCACAAAAACTGCCACCTAAAAACTTTAgtggtaattttttatatttaatgacaAAATTCTGGTgacgattttttttttccgacaAAATTTTGCCCAAAAAGCTCAATTTGTTGTAGTGGCAGTGCCACCTTTTCTGGATCAAAATATGTTTAAATCTATTATTATTtatcaatcatgcataaattatATCAGCACTCTTAGCTGCCTGCACGAAAGATAACTTCTTACTAATGCGCTTTAGCTCAATGATACTGAATTGGTTTTAACTTTGTGAGATCTCAGATTTAAACCTTTTTCTTACTGAAAACTGAATAGGAATATTCATGCAACCTATGGAACATCTTGGAATGTTTTCTCTCCAAGCTAACTGAGACCAATCTAACTGTAAGTCGCACATGAGTACGAGAAATAAACAGTCACAGGTCATCAATAATTATCAAAAAGAAACAAGTATGATATGCATAGTACCATCATATCGGATCAAAGATTCAGGCAATCCATTAGGACGCAGTGTCTTATCCTTGGACCCCTCAGTGTGCTTGCTAACCTCTACTTGCATTCTGCCAAATCAGCagacaaataaataaatcaaatgataaaaattgaattcttaCTGTGACATAATCCTAATTCCAAACAACAATTAATTGTAAAAATTTCTCCTGTTCATAGCAAAAGTTAAGGAGTGAAGGTCCACAGACCATCAGTATCAAGGCATTGAATGTTTAGCAAGTGACAAGGATGTGGGTTACCCAGTTGGCAAAAAAGTTGAACTATTTGTTTGATATAGGACAATGGGGCATCTCTTTGTGTTTTCAGCTTTTTCAAGTGGTCTGTTTTAGGACACATACATCTGATCACTAACACATAGATTATTAGATTCTTAGGCTTTGTTCGGCAACAAATCTGAAAATAGTATTTAGCATTTTGACAGAGTCAATTTAATAGTATTTAATAATTGAGGAAGTAGATTATAAAAAACTAATTCTGTCTAAACAGCTTTCACTGCTAAATCAGCAAACTTCTATTAACAACAGCTAGTATTGGCGAACATGGCCTTAACCATGATTCATGAGTATTTTATTGTTGTAATCTTGTATTTGTATATGCTTTCATGTCCttgcatataaatttattttgtgcaagggtataatattttgagtaaATTAGAAACTAACCCAATATATTTGAGGACTTTCCCAGATTCGTCCTTGATAGGAGCAATAGTAAGCAAATTCCAAAATGGTGTCCCATCTTTCTTATAATTCAGCAATCTCCCACAGTAACTCTTCCCTTCCTGTAAAGTCTCCCTTATTTTGGCTACATCTTCTGGGTCTGTCCCAGCTCCCTGTAAAAACCGACTGCAACCACAAAATAGATATCATTTTTACCATGGTTAAGAATCATGGTAATAacacaaacatacacataaattGGGTAatttgcattttattttttggatcaaataaaaataataatttattacatctatcttattaaaatatgagaaaaattgcaatttaatatatgtaatacagagaaatttattaatttgtctcttaattttgaaaaatatattaaaatatctataaaattttaaaaaatttactaattagtcccttCATTAATTTTATCGTTAAATGATACAGAAAAATCTGAAATATTCTCTACAGAtggattaattaatagatatttttataaaattgagaaatcaactaataaatttttataaaattaagagattaattaataaattttttataactaaagaattaaaaatatttaatcgttaaatttaataaaataattaatcagtaaacttttaaaattttaaaaattttttaaaattgaaaaattaattaataaattttaaataagaattaaataataaattttcttaaatatatttgtgttgaaatttaagtttaagaactaaattattataaaatattaccaGTTCCTGCCAACGACTTCCTTGGAGGTATAACCAGTCATTTTAAAGAAGCCAGCACTTGCATACATGATTGGCAAGTCGGGTTTTGTAGCATCTGATACCACAAATGTTTGTTGGAAAGATGATAATGCATCTTTTATATCTTCAGACATCCTAGGGATTCCTTTTGAATCTCTCCCTCCATCATCTGATAACTCTCCTGAGCTTCTAActgaattatttgaatttctccGAGATGTACCCGGTTTGTTACTAGTCGGTTCATCTCCACCGGAAGTTCTAACCCCAACCCCTTGTGGTTTGCCCGTTTCAGTGTCGGTTTTCAACACTAAACCCCACTCAGCCGCCCTTTTGGCTGCCAGACCCGTTTCCCCAGACAACTTTGTGGTTGTAGTTGTTGATTCTGATGGCGACGACAATAATGGTAGTGAAGTTTGTGGGGTATAATCCTTGAGAGCCATCCACGAGGTGATTTCTTCGGTTCGATCTGACTTGGAAGATAAATTGGTTTGATCAGATTTTGAGTTGTCATGTGGTTGCTGCTCAACCCAACTTTGCCAAGTGGGGTTGGAGCGAAATGCGGGGTTAATGGGTCGGTTCGAATAGGTAGAGGAGGGATTGAATACTTCAAGTGATCCACGAGGGTCTTTAGGCAAGGGAGGTATCAGCGATGACTGCTTGTTGGATGAGTTGTTAGTCGGTTCCATATCTGCAACCACCGTAGTACCGATTTCACTTTAATGCGCATAAATTCAACGATGGAATATGAAGACACCCACATAAACAGATTAGCTAGACAGAAGAAAACATATAAGTTTGGACAACAATGGGGCAGTGATATGAACTGGACTGGGACACAATGGGGATGATATTTTGGAATATTGAGTATGTGGTGAGGAAGAAACATAGAGAAGTCAATTGATGTATCATTTCAGGGGTAGTTTGGTCCATGTGAaagtttaaatgaaaaaaatataaaaataaaaaaaaaaaaagaatttgaaaTGGTTAGGTAGGtcactaattaattaaagttgTACACACAACTCTTTCCGACTCATGACCATGAGAGTGAGTGATAACAATACACAACATAATATGACAGAAACAGAAGCTTCAATTTCTGCAAGAACATGGAAACTCAAAACCACAAAAATTAcatttagaaaagaaaaattaaagtataaacaAATAATTCTAAGAAACATTTCAAAAAGATGAAACTTCATGATTAACATCAATAGTACTGGATTATGAAAAATACGAGTTCAAATCCGAGTTGAATCtaattaaaagaagaaaaagaaacaaaattcaATGAAGGGAAGCTAATCAGAATCAAGAAACTTAGATACATACCTCAGTTATCTTCTGGTCTGAAACAGGAAGCTTATATGGAAACTGTCTGACAAAAAGCTGAACCTGAAGGCTAGATATTATATGCAAAGCTTGAAgttgggagagagagagagagagcagaaAGAGACGAGGAAGATATGGAACAAGAAGTACTTTTGATTGCAAGAAAGACTagcagaagaaaagaagaatgaTTGTGGAAATAAGTTTAGCCAACTTCCATGCCTCTACACGTAAACTTCACATGGCAGAATCTTGTGTCTCGATGACATGATGAAGCTCTGGGCTCTGGAGATGGGTTGGCAACAAAAATAGAAGCAGAATTGTGAGAAGCAAAGCAGATATTGGAGAGGTGATGAGTTGCACGTTGAGGGTTTCAGGTTCTACCGACCGTGGTCTGGGCAGACAATGCCGCTTCTGTTTCTATGTCTCCACTAGTGGCATAAAGTCTGGGAGATGATCCCATATAAAACAAACACTAATAGAAAGGACCATATCTTTCCCCATCAAGCATCATTATTTTTCATATCCCTTGCCGTAGCATTATACTTCCAACCTATTTATATTAggagaatttttttatataagtttAATTAGTTCACTGTATtcttatttaatgattaaataagttcaatttataattttacaccAATTAagctttcatatttttattaattatcaaataaatcctaatataatataatattattttttaataataaaatatttaaaaaatttaatactttaatTATAAAAGGTTGAAgtaattatatgaatttttgaAATAACTATATAGTTTTTTTAGACTGCATAAAGTTTGAGTGGTCGGGGACCTATTTCATGTTTTAGACTCCTAATTGCTGACGTAGAATATGTGGTAAatacaatttttaaataaagCTTTCTAAAGTTAATGATTTGCATtccaaaattataattaaaagaagaatTTCGAATATCAGTCTTTTTGACCGTttaatcatttctttttttttttgaaattgacCGTTTAATCATTAGTAGCTCATTATAACAGTTAACTGCTCGGTGAACACCAACCGAAAATGCCAAATGGTAACCATTTAACTAAACAATTCTAAAGCCCTTTTCCTGCTTTAAGTCGATTAAAAGCAGCTTAACAAgactaagagaaaaaaaaaattcagagacaaaaaagaaaaattacgtAATTAACTAACTATAAATAACTTGCCctttcaaatattatatttatttatgcaaattttttttttaaaggcaAGATCCATTGGATAAAACTTTAAAGCCCAAACCACAACAAATAaggaaaaattttcaattttgaaaattaGTCTACCGTCTATAAGAAAAACAACACAAAACTCGTAGCGTAACCCTAACTTGCTAAGAGAGATAATGAGCATTGCCACTACAGCTAGAAGAAGTTATTGCTTAAGAAAAATAGatgaatttcttaaaaaaaatatttcctcTAAAAATCTAGTGAGAGAAATTATCCACTTTTTTTCCATtacaacataaaaaaaattgcaaCCTAAATGGATACGTTCTTAAACAAACATACAAATTAGGAGTGGACACGTGGCCAGGGAGAGTGGTCCTGGATTGGGAGTTGcccaattattattatcatcatgaCATGAACTCATGAACtgtttgtttattattattaactataaaggggaattaaatttcatttattttaagagAATTAGAAaaagtttattattaaaatttcaaagggGGAAGCTTTAGATTTCTGTCTAGATCCCATtttcaaatcgaattaaaattcattattttagaAGAAACGTTTCATTTGTTTGGAGAGAATTAGGAAAagtttattattaaaactaCAAAGAGAAAAGTTTTAGGTTTCTATTTAGATTCCAAGTTAAccgaattaaaatttattatataaaaattaagaaacgtTTCATTTATTTGGAGAGAATTAGAAGAAGTTTGTTATCACTATTATAAAGGAAAAGCTTTAGATTTATGTCCTAATCTTAATTCTAATCtgaactaaaatttattatattcaactaaattttttatttatgaaaaattattatttagtctctataatataaaaaaatatatcaattgatctattaattttaaataatatattaaaatatctttaacattttaaaaaatataataattagtctctctattaattttaaccgttaaatattataaaaaaatctaaaatgcatacgaaaaaattaattagtagatctCTTAATTTAAGAGatcaattaataagttttttaaaactatagaaactaaataataaaatacttaacgacaaaattactaaaaaaattaattagtaaattttttaaaatgtcagaaatgttttaatatattttcaaaatcgtAAAACTAATCggttaatttttatagtaattttttaattagaaaaaaaaattattattattattacaatcATAGAGGGTAAAACTTAGGTTTCTATGCTAATCTTAAGtgcaaattgaattaaaatttattatataaaaaaaaacttttcattTATTTGGAGAGAATTATATGGAGACCTcaaattcaaactcaattaaattaattataccaaaagaaaaattttcatttatttggaTAGAATTAGAAAAAGTTCTCGGTCGGATTCATAAATGCTTCCTGCTTCTAAAAAGTGGAAGATTTCAAAGGGCAAAGAAGGAAACTATACTTTGGTTCTTGTATTATCCTCTCAAGTCTAATCTCAATTTATcttaaataaaatgttttatttcacattttaaaaaataaattcataaaaaatcatgtataatttaatttttttaattaaaaaaataaatttaatttcaaataaaagaattgattatagagaaataaatggaaattaaattcttataaaattttattattctaggggattaagttataaaaaatagaactaattgaacaTCACAAAATTTGAAAGtgaaattagatttttttttaaataaaagttaggagttaatttatttattaattccatgttgttaaatttattaaattattgaagTTCAAGtgtaaaataaaatgttttaaaattaattggatGAAACtacatttcaatttttataaaaaaataaaaaaattaatttctatatttatacttaaacaaaatattaaattaccTTAAAATCAGAGGTGCTTCCTTAATAAGAAAATTCTTATGTGCACCTGagtatcaaaataaatattaaaataaataattatttagtttatttaatttcaaactaTTTGATTTAtgtaatatcaaaataaataattatttagttcttataaATAAAGGAAGAGATTAAATAGTTAacgatattattatatttttaaaaaaaataagaactaaatagttaattataataaattataaaaattaaataataattcttcTCTAAAAAGATAATTAAGGGGTAAGATATAGAAAGGTAGGTCCCAGAGGGCACGTGAAAAGGCCTTTTTAGGGAAATAATCTTATCAGATAGGGCtgatgatgggtcacatctcgGAGTCTTATTTGCATGGTAGACCCCCtctcctctctttctcttttactTACTCATGGTGGTCCTTCTCTCTCCCTCTTCCTCTCCTCTTGCTGGACCTCACCTGGCTGTCATTCATCAATCAGAAGAGGCCTTTCCTCGTCGTTTTTTTAGGTTATTTTATgtgaaataaatttttcaaaaataatttaattgaattagaaaaagtaatttatttttttatattaaaataagaaagtaatttaactttttaaaaactcatcaatattgataatatataaaatagaacATATCTTAAGATTTAAAAATGACCTCTTGTAAATGAATATGGGTACAGTAGGATCGGGCTATTATGATCCGAAGCCAGAATACCCGATCGCACAAATAAATGATAAAGAATTATTTAAGCTGCATCTAGaattttaatcattattatttggttaatttgaaataagaaaaaaatatattaaaaactgaatgttttattaaaattttttaaaaataaaaaagcaaattttaatagttgaaaaagattataaaatcttaataaataaaattatggaaatatttaaaatatttaaaaaaataattaaaatataaaattaatctcCTAAACCATGAAATTTCTATATCGAATTttgtgataaaaatatttttgaaaatcgtgcgtaattaaaaaataattaaaatataaaattgacctCCTAAAcgattaaattttcatattaaatttcgTAATAAGGTTTACAACTCTAGTCACACCTTTGAAAGTTATgcgttttgaattttttttttgaaaagtctTTTATCGGACATGaacgataaaaattaaatccgtTTCAAATTTGTTATACAGTTTTAGGCTGATTGTTCCATATCAACAAATTGGAATCATATTATACCATATTCTTAAATGTGTATGCCTCGTTATCATCTATATTGTGTGACAATAGGATAGAAGGGCCTTGACAGACGACCAATCAATTGAGTATTAACCAAGCCAAACATGGACATTCTTAAAGAACAATGATATGACATTACATAGTAACATGATCATTGTGCTTTGTACGACGAGGAAGAAATATATGAGCAGATACAGTCTAATATACCTCAACTTTCACTTTGCCTTCAATCTCAAAACTCCACCATCATAGAACCACCTTAACCACATCATCCTTATATCATTTACTCACAAGTCTAAAAACTCCCAAACTCTCACTTTCAAGCATTCCAAAGCCACCTCATTACTTCATAGACACCATGTATTCTAATCTCAGACCCTCTCTCTAGATCCTCAGTTACCAAAtatatctataaattttaattatgttgtAAATATAATATCCCTCAATTAagtttcaaataaataattatatgatcCATAAATTATGGCATTATTAACCCTTAATTTGTCTATCAAATTTTTGAGAAATAGATTAAaatgttgagaaaatttttaaaaaattaaaaaatatctcaaataattaaaaaaatgttatttataataaaaaaaactctaatactcattatatttttaaaattggtgCGTTtcgaaattttattttgaaaaattattatagatTTCTATCGGATGTTGACAGTAAAATTTAGTTCCAATTTAAATTTGCTTAAAATCAAGACTAATTGTTCTATatcacatttatttttaaaaaaatattctttatattttttaatgtttagtatattcaaaaaaattatcaataaaaaatatttttcggatcactgataaaattaaatattttttaaggaaAATGAGTTCTCCCTAGtcattttttaaacttttattgaTACtactatataataaatttataaatatttttttattttttagttaaaattaaataataaaaaataaattatttaattagaaaatattttttatttataagttattttttataaataaatagtgtctaattattaacaaataaatattaaatcgaTTAAAATGTCTAATGaaactaaaaatttataaataatttaatggaTTTTTAGGAATAGATAGCAAAATTATAATGGAAAACTCACtcattttcttcactttttcaaTTAGGTTACCACTTGATTGGGAGAAGCTAAGTTTTTATTGtcaaaactttaaattatttatttattttgatatctACGTGTTATAGATAATGCTTAAAAAGTTGATAGGGACAAAACA
Encoded proteins:
- the LOC110626739 gene encoding phototropin-1, producing MEPTNNSSNKQSSLIPPLPKDPRGSLEVFNPSSTYSNRPINPAFRSNPTWQSWVEQQPHDNSKSDQTNLSSKSDRTEEITSWMALKDYTPQTSLPLLSSPSESTTTTTKLSGETGLAAKRAAEWGLVLKTDTETGKPQGVGVRTSGGDEPTSNKPGTSRRNSNNSVRSSGELSDDGGRDSKGIPRMSEDIKDALSSFQQTFVVSDATKPDLPIMYASAGFFKMTGYTSKEVVGRNCRFLQGAGTDPEDVAKIRETLQEGKSYCGRLLNYKKDGTPFWNLLTIAPIKDESGKVLKYIGMQVEVSKHTEGSKDKTLRPNGLPESLIRYDARQKDMATSSVTELVQAMKRPRSLSESTNRPLMRKSEGAGEEERKGALARRNSENVPPSIRRTSLGGTRSSMQRITELPEKKQRKSIRLSFMGLMRKSTQSKDESFDDAVLFDDDDEEEEEEMSDDDTRPDSVDDKVRKKEMRKGIDLATTLERIEKNFVITDPRLPDNPIIFASDSFLELTEYSREEILGRNCRFLQGPETDPATVRKIREAIDNQTDVTVQLINYTKSGKKFWNLFHLQPMRDQKGEVQYFIGVQLDGSEHVEPRTNRIAEDTAQESEILVKQTAENVDDAVRELPDANLKPEDLWANHSKVVFPKPHRRDTPSWKAIQKILDNGEQVGLKHFRPIKPLGSGDTGSVHLVELSGSGQFFAMKAMDKNVMLNRNKVHRACAEREILDMLDHPFLPALYASFQTKTHICLITDYCPGGELFMLLERQPTKVLKEDAVRFYAAEVVVALEYLHCQGIIYRDLKPENVLLQSNGHVSLTDFDLSCLTSCKPQLLIPTINEKKKRHKRQQHQHPVFMAEPMRASNSFVGTEEYIAPEIITGAGHTSAVDWWALGILLYEMLYGYTPFRGKTRQKTFANILHKDLKFPGNKHVSLNAKQLMYRLLHRDPKNRLGSNEGANEIKRHPFFKGVNWALVRCLNPPELDAPFFDTETEKEAKVVDPDLLDLQTNVF